A single genomic interval of Helianthus annuus cultivar XRQ/B chromosome 6, HanXRQr2.0-SUNRISE, whole genome shotgun sequence harbors:
- the LOC110891041 gene encoding PRA1 family protein G2 has product MPTTATTYTTIPISGTDVIFRSFQNLSSFLSLLRPWPEFISNAASFDLPDSLHHAATRIRLNSKYFSVNYGIIITACFVVSLIGDPKSLLIFGSVLTLWLVLYFFREDPMVVWGHHVHDHLVTAGLVFVTGIAVWWLGFVSSLLIGVAVGVLVSVVHGVFRNPRGIYLDEIDAESEGLISPTSVNSRVYDFSS; this is encoded by the coding sequence AtgcccaccaccgccaccacctacACGACCATTCCAATCTCCGGCACTGACGTAATCTTCCGATCCTTCCAAAACCTCTCCTCCTTCCTCTCCCTCCTCCGGCCCTGGCCGGAATTCATCTCCAACGCCGCCTCCTTCGACCTCCCGGACTCCCTCCACCACGCCGCAACCAGAATCCGCCTCAACTCCAAATACTTCTCCGTCAACTACGGCATTATCATCACCGCCTGCTTCGTCGTATCCTTGATCGGAGATCCTAAATCGCTCTTAATCTTCGGTTCGGTTTTGACGTTATGGCTCGTACTTTACTTTTTCCGTGAAGATCCGATGGTTGTGTGGGGCCACCACGTTCACGATCACCTCGTGACTGCCGGACTTGTTTTCGTTACCGGAATTGCGGTTTGGTGGTTAGGTTTTGTTAGCAGTTTGTTGATCGGAGTGGCGGTTGGGGTTTTGGTGTCGGTTGTTCATGGAGTTTTTAGAAACCCTAGGGGAATATATCTTGATGAAATTGATGCTGAATCTGAAGGATTGATATCGCCTACATCGGTTAATTCTAGGGTTTATGATTTCTCCAGTTAG